TGGAAAAAGTAGGAGCTAAACCCCGGATTCTTGAACTTTAGAGCGGCATCCTTGACTCTGGAGAGAGTACTCTTTAGGAGAGTTAGATTGCTCTGCATTTGGAGGTCAGAGATGTTTCTAATGACGAGTTAGAGCTTCTTCTTGTACTCATGGGGATTCCAGAGGGCCACTCCTTCCGCTCTCACAAGTCGTTTAGTCTCACAGCTGGAACAAGACGAATAATCGATGGGAGAAGAACAAGAATAGAGCCTTTGGTGTAACAAGGATGCGGCCATTTGCAGGAATTTGTGTGTTCGTAGCCCTTGTAGGTCCGCTTCTCTGCTCCGTCGCCAAAGTTTTCTCGTCTCGCGCGCAAGATGCGACAACTGGGTGGAAGACTCCCTGGGATGCCCTCGGAGTATCGTCTCTAGTGGTACCAAGGGGGCAGCTCGGCTTTATCTACTTTAGACTTGAGCCAATGGTTACAGGGAGACGTAAATCTGCCCTTTACGCGGATGATAAAGGCGGGGATACAATAAAGCCGTCTGGCGGGTATGAAGAGGGAGTGGACTACAAGGAAACTATGGAAGAGGAGGAACGGGAGAGTATGGATTACATTGACAGAATGGCTTTTGATGTCCCAGATTCTACGCAAGATGAATCAAACCAGAGCACAGATGGATACTTTGACTGGAAGGGAATCGCTGATGATTCCACACCCGAAAAAGAGAGCGTTTCTGAGAAGGGCATAGAGATTTCGGCAGTGCCGGATGCATCGCAAGATGATGTTATAAAGACCGCAAATGTGGATGGTAAAAAAGTTAATGATGTAGAAGTCGGTAACAGACCAATCAAGAGTGGGTCTGGTATGGACATGGATTTTCAAGTAGAAGATTATGAACTCGGAGTTACAAATGGTCGTCTTAATGAATGGCCCTTGGAATGGGTTCCTGGCGAGAAAGTCTGTGGATTCTTTCCTATTTTGATAGACGAATACTCTCTGAACCCATCTCCGCTACAGATTGGATTCGAGGAGCCAATAAGGTTCCGTGGAAAGCATGTAGAGAGTACCTTTAACTCTATAGTAGACAAGGTTGGAGACAAGGAGGTTAGTTGTTTGCATGATAGACAGAGTTTGTAGGTGTTTGGAATGTGTTTTCTCAATCCAAACTCTGGTCAATTGGCTCCACTGGCCGTCTACGCCGAGCTTTTGTCCAAGAAGACCATAGTAGACGGTGGAGGTGAGAGTCTGGAAGTGGTTGGTCGTGTTTTGGGAAGAGTTTTGATCAACAAGATACTGCTCGAGGAGCCATTTATCAAGGCAAAAATCTGTCCGATGGAGGACAAACCAGGCCTAGAAAATCCCGATAACATTCCCAAGATTGTTGACGAAATTACAAATCTGTACGGACTCTGCAATGAGCTTGAGGCTCAAATTATGGAGCTCATAGAACAGCCATACGCCGTTATTAGGATCAATAACAGGAAACCTCTATTCAATATTATCGATGAACGACTTGGCAAGTTTATGGTTGACCCAAAGGCAGTTAATCAAGGCTTTGCTCAGATCGCCGCCTATGCAGCATTTGACCATCACCTCAGTGCCTGTGAAAGATACGATGCTCTGGTCATGCAAAACTCGGAAGATCGACTTCGCTTTGTCAGAGACCACCTCAAGATCAAGATTAGACAGCTCACCATTCTGAAGAACGCCCCTAGGGATCGTCTCGAGGATCTTGTCAAGCATTTTAGAGACATTAGATACTCCGAGGAGTCTGCAAGAGATGCTGGCAAAGCGATCGCAGACAAGTACTCCGTGGACCTTGGACTTGACCAGTGATGCTTCATTGGACATTTTGGAACAATCCACGGACCACACAGAAGAGTTTTGTGGAGGGATAGGGACACACAGTCACACTCCATTTGTTCCCAAAAACGCATAAAATGCCAACTCCACTGGAGGTGTACAATAAGCGCATAAAGAAGCGCgagaaggaaaaggttTGTCACGTTTCTTCGTCACGTCCAAATTCTCGCACAAACACCAGATTTTTTCATTTTAATCTCAATATCGTAAACTCATACTTACATTTACGTATGTAGAGAAAGAATGAGCGAGCGGAAGCCAGGAATATCGCCAAATTGCTCCAAGAGCCCGAGAAGTTGAAGCAAGAGCTCGACGAACTCTCTCACAAGGCCATTATCGGAAGAATAGATCAGGAATCTCTCCAGAGGAAGGAAAAGCTGGAGAAGATTTGGAGCCAGCACAAGTCAACCCCGAAGTATGCTCCTGAACCTGTGCCAGTTCCGGGTTTGTCTCTTATTGTATGCTTAAAACACCATTATTATAGCAACTGAAAGCTCAGAAACGAGTTCTGACTCATCGGAATATTCGGATGATTCGCCAAGGTGTGTGATTGAAATTGCCGGACAACCAAAGGGAGGGATAAAACGCGGGTTCCATGACCCTGATCCTACAGATAACATTGCTCTGGAGCTGCTTGCAAACGTCCCTTCACTTCCAGTGCCTCCAGAGGGGATGCCAAGTTCCGAACCTCCAGGTCCACCTGGTCCGCCTCCACCAATTCCTGGTAAAACTCATGGAGCACCAGAGAAGCAAATGGATAACAAAAGGCCAAAGTTTGCACATGGAAGGCCGGGAATGCACAATTCTGGCAAAAGAGGTGGAATGGCAAGGCCAGGTGGTTCGAGGCCTCCACCACCTCCGCCTGTAGGAGCTACACATTCACAAGCTCAGAGAGGACAATGGGAGTCTTTGGGACGCGGACAACACCTGGAAATGCGAGTGCCACCGCCTCCTCCATCGCACGGACCAGCTGGTTA
This region of Theileria equi strain WA chromosome 1, complete sequence genomic DNA includes:
- a CDS encoding hypothetical protein (encoded by transcript BEWA_030440A), encoding MVTGRRKSALYADDKGGDTIKPSGGYEEGVDYKETMEEEERESMDYIDRMAFDVPDSTQDESNQSTDGYFDWKGIADDSTPEKESVSEKGIEISAVPDASQDDVIKTANVDGKKVNDVEVGNRPIKSGSGMDMDFQVEDYELGVTNGRLNEWPLEWVPGEKVCGFFPILIDEYSLNPSPLQIGFEEPIRFRGKHVESTFNSIVDKVGDKEVFGMCFLNPNSGQLAPLAVYAELLSKKTIVDGGGESLEVVGRVLGRVLINKILLEEPFIKAKICPMEDKPGLENPDNIPKIVDEITNLYGLCNELEAQIMELIEQPYAVIRINNRKPLFNIIDERLGKFMVDPKAVNQGFAQIAAYAAFDHHLSACERYDALVMQNSEDRLRFVRDHLKIKIRQLTILKNAPRDRLEDLVKHFRDIRYSEESARDAGKAIADKYSVDLGLDQ
- a CDS encoding hypothetical protein (encoded by transcript BEWA_030450A): MPTPLEVYNKRIKKREKEKRKNERAEARNIAKLLQEPEKLKQELDELSHKAIIGRIDQESLQRKEKLEKIWSQHKSTPKYAPEPVPVPATESSETSSDSSEYSDDSPRCVIEIAGQPKGGIKRGFHDPDPTDNIALELLANVPSLPVPPEGMPSSEPPGPPGPPPPIPGKTHGAPEKQMDNKRPKFAHGRPGMHNSGKRGGMARPGGSRPPPPPPVGATHSQAQRGQWESLGRGQHLEMRVPPPPPSHGPAGYGNQSGSSKTDSSTEKPTVPIKQYFIPTQLR